Below is a genomic region from Nitrospiraceae bacterium.
CATTTTTGCCGGTTCTGTGTATACATTGAGTCTCATCGTTGGATTCGCGATGCACGGTCTCAAATTCCTCGGCATTCTCGTTCCACCGGGCACACCAGCTTGGATGTTGCCGCTAATGATTCCCATCGAGCTCATAAGCCAATTGGCAAGGCCCGTTTCTCTGGCTGTACGGTTGTTTGCCAATATGACCGCTGGTCACACAATTCTTGCAGTCCTTTTCGGCATGGTGATCTCACTGCCATTCTATGTGAGCTGGCTACCCTTTGCAGCGACCCTGTTTGTGAATGGATTAGAGACGTTGTTGATCGCACCGATCCAGGCATACATATTTACGATTTTGACCTGCGTGTATATTGGGGATGCCATTACCCTGCATGGTCATAGTGAGCACGCCCACTAATCGGCGTGGTCTACACAAGGGAGGAAGGACAAACAATGGATGCAGGAGCAGCAGCGTTGGTAGGGATGGGATTGGCCGCAGCAGGATTTGCCGGAGCCGGCGTGGGCATCGGATATATCTTCGGCAAGATGATCGAAGCAGTCGCGCGTCAGCCCGAAGCGGAAGGCCGAGTCGGCAAGTACATGTGGATCGGGTTCGCGCTAGTCGAAGCCATCGCGCTGTACGGCTTGGTCATTGCGTTCATCATTATGGGTCTACGAAAATAGGAGCAGGTAAGAGACTCTCGGCAATGGGCTGGAGGCAGACGATCATTGCCTTTCATCCCTCGCCGCGAAGCCTATGCCTGATTACCAGATATGCCGCAGTTTGACTCGCATTTCTTTTCTTCCTTGATTTTCTGGGAGGTGGTGTCTTTCGGCATTCTCCTCTTCGCGCTCTACAAGTTTGCCTTTCCCGGCATTCTGAGCGCGTTGGAAGAGCGCGAGAAGAAGATCAGGGACAGTCTCGACCAGGCGGAACGCCATCGAACTGAGGCAGAACACAAGCTGAAGGAGTATGAAGCCAAGTTGAGTGCCGCATCAAAAGAAGCCGATGGCATCCTGGCCACTGCGAAGGAACGAGCTCAGCGATTATTGGAAGAAAACGAACAGCGCCTGACGGCAGAAGCCGAACGGATTAAAGGTGATACGACCCGTGAAATCGATCAGGAACGGCGAAAGGCTATTCAGGATATCCGCGCCCAGACGACCGACTTGGCCCTAATGGTCGCCGAAAAAGTGGTGCAGCGCAGCTTGACCGATGCCGACCATCGTAAGTTAGCGGATGACGCATTGGCCGCCCTCGCGAAATCCTACCAGCAGTAGATTTCACAGGCGCCGACGGGGGAGCTTAGGCCACGCTGGTTCCGCCTCGCCTATAGCCTTGTAAATCCACACAGACGAAACGAAAGCCCAGTTCACGAAGGCGACTGCTGAGGAGTCCGCGGCGTTCGGGCTCATTCAGCAGAGCAAATTCTTCCTGGTTAAGCTCGATCCGGGCAATCTCACCGTGATCCCGGACTCGTACCTGGCGAAATCCTTCAGCGAGGAGGACCTCTTCGGCCCGTTCCACACGTCTAAGTTTGTCGACGGTGATCGGAATTCCACGCGGGATTCTTGAAGAAAGACAGGCAGCCGCTGGCTTATCCCAATTGGAGAGCCCTAGAGCTTTCGCCAATGTCCGGATCTCGGGTTTCGAAAGCCCGGCTTCAACTAATGGACTACGGACATTCCATTCACGCGCTGCTTTGATTCCCGGTCGGTCATCCCCCAGATCGTCAACGTTGGTCCCGTCCACAATCCAGCGGGTGGCTCGTGGTTCTCGAAATTCGTCGAGGAGCTTGTAGAGGTCACTCTTGCAGTGGAAACAACGGCTCGCATCGTTCTGAACGAACTCTGGAATAGCCAACTGATCCGTCTGGATGATCTCATGGCGAGCTCCAATTTCTGCTGCCACTTGTGTCGCCATCAGGAGTTCGCTGGTGGGAAAAGTCGGCGAGACTGCCGTCACGCCGATGGCGCGGCTCCCGAGTTGCTCGTGGGCGACTTTCAATACAAAAGCACTATCAATTCCACCGGAGAACGCCACCAGAACGGAGCGCATGTCGGTAAGATTGTGACGAAGGTGCTCGAGCTTGGTTTGCAGTGTGTCAGGCGACATAATCTGCTTGGTCCACGCCAGAGCCGTACCAGCTAGTGTTTGACTTTCGCCTTGGCGATATTGCCGACGACGACGAGGGCGTAGCGTTGCGGATCGAGATACTGTTTGGCGACGCGCTGGACATCTTCCTTCGTCACTCGTTCGATCCATTTCGGATATTGTGAGAAATATTCGAATCCCAGGCCATAGAACTCAACCTGCGCTGAGACTTGAGCCAGCTTGGTTGTCGAGTCGAACCGGAGCGGGAAACTGCCCATGAGAAACGACTTGGCCTCAGCCAGCTCCTGATCGGAAACCGGTGTTTCTCGGATGTTTTTGAGTTCCGCTAAAACACCGGCGATAGCTTGGTTGGTCGCTTCGGTCCTCGTTTGCAAGTTGATCCAGAAGGACCCGGGAAGCAAGCGTGCATCGAAGTGACTCATGATGCCATAGGCGAGTCCCTGCTTGTCACGAATCGAGTCCATGAGCCGAGATGAAAATCCACCGGCGCCAAGGATGTAATTCATGACGGTCACGGCATAAAAATCCGGATGAGCCCGTTGAATGCCGCCGTGCCCCAAGATAATGGTGGATTGGGTCAGATCCTTCTCGATCAGCTGGACGGTTTTTCGTTTGATCGGCGAGGGCTCCTTGATGTTTCGCGGAGACGTCCCTCCTTTTTTCCAAGCGCCGAAATGCGTTTGGACAAGTCCCGTGGCTTGTTCCACCGTCACATCGCCGACGATCGCTAGAATGGTTTGTGAGGGCTGATATTCCTTGGCATAAAACGCTTGGACATCGGCGAGCGTCACCTTGGCGAGCGTTTCTTCGGTTCCATTGACCGGCCAGCGATAAGGATGCCCATGGAACACCAGCTGGTTGAATGCCTTCATGGCCACATGGCCGGGATCATCGTTGTCGCTGGCTATCTCGCCGAGGAGCTGCGTGCGAATCCTCTCGAACTCCTGTTTCTGAAATGCGGGGCGTTGAAGAATATCGGCAAGGAGAGTAAATCCGAGGTCGACGTCTTTCTTCAGGACACGTGCGGAGGCTGTTGTAAAGTCTTCCGAGGCTTTGACTTCGAGTGATCCTCCGACGAAATCGATTTGTTCCGCCAGTTGTTTTGAACTCCTGGTTGTTGTGCCTTCATCTAACAGGCTGGCTGTCAGGTTGGCGACTCCAGCCTTCTCCGGAGGGTCTTGTGCTGAGCCGGTCTTGATGAGAGCGTGAATCTCGACGATGGGGAGAAAATGCTGTTCGAGCACGAGCACCGTTATTCCGTTTGTGGTGACGAACTTCGACGGGGCAATATCCGCCGCTGTGCTGACGGCAGATCCCCAGAGCCAGAACAAGACCGCGGCGACGACGAGGATCGATGAGGACGCTCTACATGCTGGCTTGGAGCTCGATGACTTCATTCTCTGACTGTCCCTAATGGATAGCTGCGGCTGGGGCATCGGATTGTTTGTTGGGAAGAGGAATGAGGGATCCGACCGTGCGATTGTCGTCGATGAGGTATTGACGCGCGACGCGCTGTACGTCCTTGGCGGTGACGGCTCTGATTCGCTCGAGAAATTGGTCGACTTTGCGCCAACCGGCCCCGACCGTTTCGGCCTGGCCCAACAGCATGGCGTGCCGGAAATTCGAGTCTTGCTCAAATACCCGAGCGGCTTCGACCTGATTCTTGGCTCGTTGGAGCTCTTGGTCCGTCGGTGGATCAGTCTGTAGCCGCCTGATCTCCTTATTGAGTGCTTCTTCCACCGCTTCAATCTTTTGTCCCGGACTGACGAGGGCATAGAAATAGAAAAGGCCAGGATCGGTTTGCATCAAGCTATACTCGGCACCGACCGCGAGCGCGGATTTCTGATCATAAACCAGGCTCTGATAGAGACGTGAGCTTTTCCCTCGTTGCAAGATCGATTCGAGGATATCGAGGGCGTACGAATCCTCGCTCGTATAGTTCGGCACGCGATACCCCATCATCACAAACGGCACTTGCGCTTCCCGCTTCAACAGGAAGCGGCGTTCACCTTTTTGTTCCGGTTCTATTGTTGTCAGCGGCTTCGGTTCGGGCCCACGAGGGATGGGTTCGAATAGCTGCTTGATCGTCGGTAGAAGCGTATCGGCTTTGATATCACCCACGATGATTAACGTGGCGTTGTTAGGAGAATAGAATGTGTCATAGTGTCGCTGAAGGTCGTCCAACGTCATCGCATCCAGGTCACCGAACCAACCGATTACCGGCCAATGATACGGGTGGCTCAAGAACGCCTGAGCGAACAGGGCTTCGACCAGCGCCCCTTGAGGGTCGTCCTCTGTTCGGAGACGGCGTTCCTCCTTCACAACTTCACGTTCCGTCTTCAGCTCGTTCATGTCGAAAAGTAGCCCCTGCATCCGATCAGCTTCTAATTCTAACGCGAGTTCGACGCGATCGGCTGCCAGATTCTCAAAGTAGGCGGTGAAGTCCTGGCTGGTGAACGCGTTGTCCATGCCGCCATTTTTTCTGATGAGGCGAGAGAACGAACCTTTGGGATACTTGGTCGTTCCTTTGAACATCATGTGCTCGAGCATGTGAGAAAGCCCAGCTCGGCCCATCACTTCGTTTCGCGAACCGACCCTGTACC
It encodes:
- a CDS encoding F0F1 ATP synthase subunit A, whose product is MEESPLHPFELHNYIPISLGGLDISINKAVVMMWVVVALVTLLMVMAGSARRLVPGKLQILGEILVDFIRSMILDTMGKDGMKFFPLIATLFLFILFCNWLGLIPGTYTVTSQIIVTGIFAGSVYTLSLIVGFAMHGLKFLGILVPPGTPAWMLPLMIPIELISQLARPVSLAVRLFANMTAGHTILAVLFGMVISLPFYVSWLPFAATLFVNGLETLLIAPIQAYIFTILTCVYIGDAITLHGHSEHAH
- the atpE gene encoding ATP synthase F0 subunit C, with product MDAGAAALVGMGLAAAGFAGAGVGIGYIFGKMIEAVARQPEAEGRVGKYMWIGFALVEAIALYGLVIAFIIMGLRK
- the atpF gene encoding F0F1 ATP synthase subunit B — its product is MPQFDSHFFSSLIFWEVVSFGILLFALYKFAFPGILSALEEREKKIRDSLDQAERHRTEAEHKLKEYEAKLSAASKEADGILATAKERAQRLLEENEQRLTAEAERIKGDTTREIDQERRKAIQDIRAQTTDLALMVAEKVVQRSLTDADHRKLADDALAALAKSYQQ
- the larE gene encoding ATP-dependent sacrificial sulfur transferase LarE, which produces MSPDTLQTKLEHLRHNLTDMRSVLVAFSGGIDSAFVLKVAHEQLGSRAIGVTAVSPTFPTSELLMATQVAAEIGARHEIIQTDQLAIPEFVQNDASRCFHCKSDLYKLLDEFREPRATRWIVDGTNVDDLGDDRPGIKAAREWNVRSPLVEAGLSKPEIRTLAKALGLSNWDKPAAACLSSRIPRGIPITVDKLRRVERAEEVLLAEGFRQVRVRDHGEIARIELNQEEFALLNEPERRGLLSSRLRELGFRFVCVDLQGYRRGGTSVA
- a CDS encoding pitrilysin family protein; translated protein: MKSSSSKPACRASSSILVVAAVLFWLWGSAVSTAADIAPSKFVTTNGITVLVLEQHFLPIVEIHALIKTGSAQDPPEKAGVANLTASLLDEGTTTRSSKQLAEQIDFVGGSLEVKASEDFTTASARVLKKDVDLGFTLLADILQRPAFQKQEFERIRTQLLGEIASDNDDPGHVAMKAFNQLVFHGHPYRWPVNGTEETLAKVTLADVQAFYAKEYQPSQTILAIVGDVTVEQATGLVQTHFGAWKKGGTSPRNIKEPSPIKRKTVQLIEKDLTQSTIILGHGGIQRAHPDFYAVTVMNYILGAGGFSSRLMDSIRDKQGLAYGIMSHFDARLLPGSFWINLQTRTEATNQAIAGVLAELKNIRETPVSDQELAEAKSFLMGSFPLRFDSTTKLAQVSAQVEFYGLGFEYFSQYPKWIERVTKEDVQRVAKQYLDPQRYALVVVGNIAKAKVKH
- a CDS encoding pitrilysin family protein; amino-acid sequence: MTLLHSPHKTSRRVLESIIVLCFLFLIQPALAAEPREFVLANGMKVLLVEVPKAPVATVQVWYRVGSRNEVMGRAGLSHMLEHMMFKGTTKYPKGSFSRLIRKNGGMDNAFTSQDFTAYFENLAADRVELALELEADRMQGLLFDMNELKTEREVVKEERRLRTEDDPQGALVEALFAQAFLSHPYHWPVIGWFGDLDAMTLDDLQRHYDTFYSPNNATLIIVGDIKADTLLPTIKQLFEPIPRGPEPKPLTTIEPEQKGERRFLLKREAQVPFVMMGYRVPNYTSEDSYALDILESILQRGKSSRLYQSLVYDQKSALAVGAEYSLMQTDPGLFYFYALVSPGQKIEAVEEALNKEIRRLQTDPPTDQELQRAKNQVEAARVFEQDSNFRHAMLLGQAETVGAGWRKVDQFLERIRAVTAKDVQRVARQYLIDDNRTVGSLIPLPNKQSDAPAAAIH